Part of the bacterium genome is shown below.
TGCTGGTCTATTTCTTCTATAAACTCGTCTATTAACTGATGAGCTATTGATTCATCAATACTGCGTTCCAGGATTTTTGAGGCGGCGAGAATCGATATGTCCGCTACTTGTGCTTTAATCTCACTAATCGCTTTTTCCTTTTCTTTTTCAATGGATTGTTCTGCCTTTTCTACCATTTTATTCGCTTCTTTTTGAGAATGGGCAATTATTTTCTGCCTTTGAATTTCGCCTTCTTTAGTTGCCTCTTGAATTATCTGGCTTGTCTTTTTGTTTAATTCAGTTATTTCATTTTGATAATTTTGCTTTATCTTTTCAATATCTTGCTTTTCTGTTTCTATGGTTTCTAATGTAGTTTTTATCTGATTTGAGCGATTTTCTAAAAAATTAGTAATCGGTTTGAAAAGGAATTTTACCAGAAAAAATAACAAGATTAAGAAACTACCTAATTCGACTAATAATATCTGCCAGCTAATACTGATAACCTCACCGTGACCTTCCATATATCTTCCTCCTTTGCCTGATAATTGGTTAAATGGTAACTGGTTAAATGGTAACTGGTTAAATGGTAACTGGTTAAATGGTAACTGGTTAAATAGTTACCGGTTACCAATCACCAGTTACCAATCACCAATTACCAATCACCATTCACTATTTACCAATAATATGTTGCAGGGCTGGATTGCCAAAGATAATGATTAAGGCAATAACCAGTGCATATAGAACTAACGATTCTATAAAGGCTAATCCTAAGATTAAGAGAGTCATAATCTTGCCAGATGCTTCTGGTTGTCTGGCAACCCCTTCTACTGCCTTACTGGTGGCAATTCCCTGTCCGATGCCAGGTCCAATGGTGGCAATCCCTATTCCTATGCCTGCAGCTAAAACTGATAGAGCGAAAAACCATACTGCTCCTTCCATAATTTAAAATCCCCCTTTCTTTTGATAATTGGTAACTGGTGAATGGTAATTAGTTACCAGTTACCTTTTTAATTTCCAAAAATTTTTTTAATGTTCTTCTTCTTCCATAGCAATGGAAATATAGACTATGGCTAAAAAGACAAAAACAAATGTCTGAATAAGACAAGTAAGCACCCCTAAAAGCATAACTATTGGTGGTAAAAATACAGGGATAAATAAGGTTTGGACAAATAGAATTGTCTTCTTTGAAAACAGAACAAGCAATAGTGCCAGGCAACCTAAGGTCATATGTTTTGCCATCATATTAGCAAATAGTCGGATAGATAAGGAAAAAGGTTTCGCAATTTCTCCAATGAGATGTATGGGCACCATCAATGGAGCTAACCACCAGATAGGACCTACAAAATGCTTAAAGTAACCAATTAATCCTTTTTGTTTTATTCCAAAAAAGTGTGTCAGGATAAATACAATCATAGCTAAGGCAATAGTTGTGTTCCAATCACTTGTTGGTGCTTTCAATCCAGGAATGAGTCCAATCAGGTTTGAAATTAAAATAAACAGGGTCAGTGTGCCCATTAAAGGTAGAAAGAACTTTGCCTTCTTATGTCCCATAATGCCCTCTAAGAGTTGAAGAACCTGTTCAACTAAGAGTTCTAATAGATTTTGTAGTCCCCTGGGAACCATTTTTAAAGAAGAACAGGTCACCAGGGCAAAACCTATTAACCCAAGTGAAATCAACCAGGTCATAACAATCGTAGCATTTATGGGAATGTAGTTTCCTAAATATTGATTTAGCCAGTTGACTAAAAATTGAAATAAAAAGGGTGCCTCTGCTTCCATCTTTTCCCTTTCACCTATCTATTTATGAAATTAATCGTTCCCTGGACACAAATCGCCATAATCACGATGGATAATCCACCTATCACGGC
Proteins encoded:
- the atpB gene encoding F0F1 ATP synthase subunit A, producing the protein MEAEAPFLFQFLVNWLNQYLGNYIPINATIVMTWLISLGLIGFALVTCSSLKMVPRGLQNLLELLVEQVLQLLEGIMGHKKAKFFLPLMGTLTLFILISNLIGLIPGLKAPTSDWNTTIALAMIVFILTHFFGIKQKGLIGYFKHFVGPIWWLAPLMVPIHLIGEIAKPFSLSIRLFANMMAKHMTLGCLALLLVLFSKKTILFVQTLFIPVFLPPIVMLLGVLTCLIQTFVFVFLAIVYISIAMEEEEH
- the atpE gene encoding ATP synthase F0 subunit C, which produces MEGAVWFFALSVLAAGIGIGIATIGPGIGQGIATSKAVEGVARQPEASGKIMTLLILGLAFIESLVLYALVIALIIIFGNPALQHIIGK
- the atpF gene encoding F0F1 ATP synthase subunit B codes for the protein MEGHGEVISISWQILLVELGSFLILLFFLVKFLFKPITNFLENRSNQIKTTLETIETEKQDIEKIKQNYQNEITELNKKTSQIIQEATKEGEIQRQKIIAHSQKEANKMVEKAEQSIEKEKEKAISEIKAQVADISILAASKILERSIDESIAHQLIDEFIEEIDQQNAHAHRKWHKGG